In Miscanthus floridulus cultivar M001 chromosome 5, ASM1932011v1, whole genome shotgun sequence, one genomic interval encodes:
- the LOC136454354 gene encoding uncharacterized protein: protein MMFISSILPLNESSYGIWREKLEIALALCDNDLALTSPCPTEPKDPVRAENETDAAFATREWDHATVRIKYDLDRAKWDSSNGKCLMVIKSSIEDPIRGAIPECTTVTEYLKKVESQFTGSSKAYASTLIKKLVNEKYTRGGIREDILKMSNTASKLKPIDMGLKDEFLVHLIFASLSKEYETFVVNYNLQPDKWDIEMLIATCV, encoded by the coding sequence ATGATGTTTATCTCGTCCATTCTGCCTCTAAATGAAAGCAGCTATGGCATATGGCGAGAGAAGCTTGAGATAGCACTTGCGCTGTGCGACAATGATCTAGCACTAACCTCTCCCTGTCCCACTGAGCCTAAGGACCCGGTGAGGGCAGAAAATGAGACTGATGCAGCTTTCGCTACTCGGGAGTGGGACCATGCAACAGTAAGAATTAAGTACGACCTTGATCGTGCGAAGTGGGATAGTTCAAACGGCAAGTGTTTGATGGTGATTAAGAGCTCCATTGAGGATCCAATAAGGGGAGCAATCCCAGAATGTACCACCGTCACTGAGTATctcaagaaggtggagagtcagtttactggctcttctaaggcttatgcaagcactcTTATTAAGAAGTTAGTCAATGAGAAATACACTAGGGGAGGGATTAGAGAGgacatattgaagatgagcaataCGGCATCCAAGCTCAAACCAATAGACATGGGGCTTAAGGATGAGTTCCtagttcatttgatttttgcatcTTTGTCTAAAGAGTATGAAACCTTTGTAGTTAATTACAACTTACAGCCAGATAAGTGGGACATTGAGATGCTCATTGCCACATGTGTGTAA